One part of the Sphingobacterium sp. LZ7M1 genome encodes these proteins:
- a CDS encoding 2OG-Fe(II) oxygenase — protein MDYARKHKAKYKNANPFPSISFDNFFNPDFLTEVLEEFPDLSKGNNIVYNDPLQKKLAGNGEELFGPKTKLLMHFLNSEPFLNFVKEVTSIDETLFGDPYFSGAGLHETKRGGLLKVHADFNKHPINGLDRRVNLIVYLNKDWKDEYGGHFELWDEEMNGCVDKFAPNFNSIAMFSTTSVSYHGLPNPLNCPEHMSRKSLALYFYSYGRPEAEAVAFKDGHNSIFVKRKNSSEDSMAWDNYDESKRKKPILKRIYNKIVARLL, from the coding sequence ATGGATTATGCTAGGAAGCATAAGGCCAAGTACAAGAATGCTAACCCATTCCCTTCTATTTCATTTGACAATTTCTTCAATCCAGATTTTTTAACTGAGGTATTAGAAGAATTCCCAGACCTTTCCAAAGGCAACAATATTGTCTATAATGATCCATTACAGAAAAAATTAGCAGGAAACGGAGAAGAACTTTTTGGTCCCAAAACCAAACTGTTGATGCATTTCTTGAATTCAGAACCTTTTTTGAATTTTGTTAAGGAAGTAACCAGTATTGATGAAACCCTATTTGGAGACCCTTATTTCTCTGGAGCGGGTCTTCATGAAACCAAGCGTGGTGGTTTGTTAAAGGTACATGCCGATTTCAACAAGCACCCTATCAATGGTCTTGACCGTCGTGTAAACTTAATTGTTTACTTAAATAAAGATTGGAAAGATGAATATGGGGGTCATTTTGAACTTTGGGATGAAGAGATGAACGGTTGTGTGGATAAGTTTGCTCCGAATTTCAATTCCATTGCCATGTTTTCTACCACTTCGGTATCTTACCATGGCCTACCAAATCCTTTGAATTGCCCTGAGCACATGAGCCGGAAATCATTGGCTTTATATTTTTATTCTTATGGAAGACCTGAGGCTGAAGCTGTCGCTTTCAAAGATGGCCACAATTCAATCTTCGTCAAAAGAAAAAATTCAAGCGAAGACTCTATGGCTTGGGATAATTATGATGAATCTAAAAGGAAAAAACCGATTCTAAAAAGAATCTATAATAAGATAGTAGCGCGATTATTGTAA
- a CDS encoding nucleoside hydrolase: protein MRITTIFNLKTFLISFLFIFIAQYTVLSKPFPTDSAKVKIIFDTDMGPDYDDIGAIALLHAFANQGKVEILATVSSDAHKDIPGTIEVYNRYFKRGDIPVGQTYSPLAPNFTAANNWNEQIIKKFAPELLTKKYEPSVSIYRKVLAEQPDNSVTIVTVGFITNISDLLQSKADKYSNLNGMELVKKKVKNWVAMAGGFPQGKEFNVHKDAESGVYAFEHFPKPILFSGFEIGDKIKTGGLIAGKKLESSPVSVGYQINLASYAKEAVKARSSWDQTAVLIAAENPEKYFYVSGPGTMKTEKDGANYWEPSVEGKHKFIIHKHPYKKLEEAIDELMLEQPK, encoded by the coding sequence ATGAGAATTACAACTATCTTTAATTTAAAAACATTCCTTATTTCCTTCTTGTTCATTTTTATTGCACAATATACTGTGCTTTCCAAACCATTTCCAACAGATTCTGCTAAAGTTAAGATCATATTTGATACGGATATGGGGCCGGATTATGATGATATCGGAGCCATTGCACTGTTACATGCTTTTGCCAATCAAGGCAAGGTAGAAATTTTGGCTACGGTTTCTTCCGATGCCCATAAGGACATTCCCGGGACCATCGAGGTTTACAACAGATATTTTAAACGTGGGGATATTCCCGTTGGACAGACTTATAGCCCCTTGGCTCCCAATTTTACGGCGGCAAACAATTGGAATGAACAGATCATCAAAAAGTTCGCTCCAGAGCTCTTGACTAAGAAGTATGAACCTTCAGTTTCGATTTATAGAAAGGTATTGGCAGAACAGCCGGATAATAGCGTCACGATAGTCACCGTTGGGTTTATAACGAATATCAGTGATCTTTTGCAGTCAAAAGCAGATAAATATTCCAATCTAAATGGGATGGAGTTGGTGAAGAAAAAAGTGAAGAATTGGGTGGCGATGGCAGGGGGCTTTCCGCAAGGCAAGGAGTTTAATGTCCACAAGGATGCTGAATCTGGGGTTTATGCCTTCGAGCATTTTCCAAAACCAATCTTGTTCTCAGGGTTTGAAATAGGGGACAAGATCAAAACGGGAGGCCTAATAGCAGGAAAAAAGCTGGAAAGCAGTCCTGTTTCTGTTGGTTATCAGATCAATTTAGCGAGCTATGCCAAGGAAGCGGTAAAGGCAAGGAGTTCATGGGATCAGACAGCTGTGCTTATTGCTGCTGAAAATCCTGAAAAGTACTTTTATGTAAGTGGACCTGGGACGATGAAGACTGAAAAGGATGGGGCAAATTATTGGGAACCATCGGTAGAAGGGAAGCACAAATTCATAATCCATAAACATCCGTATAAGAAGTTGGAGGAAGCTATCGATGAATTGATGTTGGAACAACCAAAATAA